The sequence TGTCGTCCTTTTTTAGCGCCTGGGACGACTTTAATGTGACCTGACGGGTATCCACTCAGTCCCGTCCTAACCTCAGGTAAGAAATGACTCTTCCTTAAAGCATAGCCAACGCTCTACATGACTCCTGATAAAAAATAAGACATACGCGTGTTACTCCATGTAGTACGCAAAAAAAGGGGGTGAAAATCACCCCCGGTCATTAACAAATTATTACGCCAGCTGGCGTAGCATGCGGCGCAGCGGTTCGGCGGCGCCCCACAGGAGCTGGTCACCGACGGTGAACGCGGAGAGGTACTCCGGCCCCATGTTCAGCTTACGCAGACGGCCAACCGGCGTGGTCAGCGTGCCGGTGACGGCAGCCGGGGTCAGCTCACGCATGGTGATATCGCGATCGTTTGGTACCACTTTCGCCCACGGGTTGTGCGCGGCCAGCAGCTCTTCCACGGTCGGAATAGACACATCTTTTTTCAGTTTAATGGTGAAGGCCTGGCTGTGGCAGCGCAGTGCGCCGATACGCACGCACAGACCGTCAACCGGAATGGTGTTCGCGGTATTGAGGATTTTGTTGGTCTCAGCCTGACCTTTCCACTCTTCGCGGGTCTGGCCGTTATCCAGCTGTTTGTCGATCCACGGGATCAGGCCACCGGCCAGCGGTACGCCAAAGTTATCCACCGGCAGCGCGCCGCTGCGGGTCAGATCGGTGACTTTACGCTCGATATCGAGGATCGCGGATGCCGGGTTTGCCAGCTCGGTTGCGACGCTGTGGTGCAGCTGGCCCATCTGGGTCAGCAGCTCGCGCATATGACGCGCGCCGCCGCCGGACGCGGCCTGGTAGGTCGCCACGGAAACCCATTCAACCAGATCCTGCGCAAACAGGCCGCCAAGGGACATCAGCATCAGGCTGACGGTGCAGTTACCACCGACAAAGGTTTTCACACCGTTGTTCAGGCCATCGGTGATCACGCCCTGGTTAACCGGGTCGAGAATAATGATGGCATCGTCTTTCATGCGCAGCGAAGAGGCCGCGTCAATCCAGTAGCCCTGCCAGCCGCTTTCACGCAGCTTTGGATAGATTTCGTTGGTATAATCGCCGCCCTGGCAGGTCACAATAATATCAAGTGCCTTCAACGCTTCCAGATCGTAAGCATCCTGCAACGTGCCTGTGGTACCACCAAAGGACGGTGCAGCCTGGCCGAGCTGGGAAGTGGAGAAGAAGACCGGGCGGATAGCGTCGAAATCGCGCTCTTCAACCATGCGTTGCATGAGTACAGAGCCGACCATACCGCGCCAGCCGATGAAACCAACGTTTTTCATAGCATTTTTTTCCTGCTGAGGGTGTGTGCTGATTGTGCAAGCCAGTATTGAACTGGGATATGCTTCACATTACAAAATGCTGCCAAAGTCGCAAGCGAAATTAATCGATGATTGCCCGGCAATCAGAAATACAGCTAATTATCATAATAACCATAGAGATGTTCAGGGATAATTTACATGAGTGAAATCATTTCCGCAGCGGTTTTATTGATCCTGATAATGGATCCACTGGGCAACCTGCCTATCTTCATGTCGGTGCTGAAGCACACTGAGCCGAAGCGCCGCCGGGCGATCATGATCCGCGAGTTGCTCATCGCCCTGCTGGTGATGTTTATCTTCCTGTTTGCGGGAGAAAAGATCCTCGCCTTCCTGAACCTGCGCGCAGAAACGGTCTCCATTTCCGGCGGGATTATTCTGTTCCTGATTGCCATTAAGATGATTTTCCCGAGCGCCGAAGGGAGCAGCAGCGGCCTGCCCGCGGGCGAAGAGCCGTTTATCGTACCGCTGGCGATTCCCCTCGTCGCCGGGCCGACCATTCTGGCCACCCTGATGCTGCTGTCACATCAGTATCCGAATCAAATGAGCCACCTGGTGATTGCCCTGCTTATCGCCTGGGGCGGGACATTTATCATCCTGCTGCAATCGTCGCTGTTCTTGCGCCTGCTGGGGGAGAAAGGGGTTAACGCGCTGGAGCGCCTGATGGGGCTGATTCTGGTGATGATGGCGACGCAGATGTTCCTGGACGGGATCCGCGCGTGGATGAAAGGCTAGGTAAAAGCAAAATGGCCACGCAGTGGCCATTTTTAGTGTTTGCCCCCTCTCCCCGTGGGAGAGGCCGGGGTGAGGGCATCAGACCGCAGCGGCGGACCACCTACCCCTTACGAATCAAATACCGGTACGGCAGCGCTTCTGTCTGCTGCGCCACAAGCTCATGCTCCATAAAGGTACAAAACCCGGGAATATCGCGAGTCGTGGCCGGGTCGTCTGCAATAATCAGCAGCGTTTCACCGGGCTGCATGTTACGCACGGTCT comes from Enterobacter kobei and encodes:
- the asd gene encoding aspartate-semialdehyde dehydrogenase, coding for MKNVGFIGWRGMVGSVLMQRMVEERDFDAIRPVFFSTSQLGQAAPSFGGTTGTLQDAYDLEALKALDIIVTCQGGDYTNEIYPKLRESGWQGYWIDAASSLRMKDDAIIILDPVNQGVITDGLNNGVKTFVGGNCTVSLMLMSLGGLFAQDLVEWVSVATYQAASGGGARHMRELLTQMGQLHHSVATELANPASAILDIERKVTDLTRSGALPVDNFGVPLAGGLIPWIDKQLDNGQTREEWKGQAETNKILNTANTIPVDGLCVRIGALRCHSQAFTIKLKKDVSIPTVEELLAAHNPWAKVVPNDRDITMRELTPAAVTGTLTTPVGRLRKLNMGPEYLSAFTVGDQLLWGAAEPLRRMLRQLA
- the yhgN gene encoding NAAT family transporter YhgN, whose protein sequence is MSEIISAAVLLILIMDPLGNLPIFMSVLKHTEPKRRRAIMIRELLIALLVMFIFLFAGEKILAFLNLRAETVSISGGIILFLIAIKMIFPSAEGSSSGLPAGEEPFIVPLAIPLVAGPTILATLMLLSHQYPNQMSHLVIALLIAWGGTFIILLQSSLFLRLLGEKGVNALERLMGLILVMMATQMFLDGIRAWMKG
- the tusA gene encoding sulfurtransferase TusA, whose amino-acid sequence is MTDLFSSPDHTLDAQGLRCPEPVMMVRKTVRNMQPGETLLIIADDPATTRDIPGFCTFMEHELVAQQTEALPYRYLIRKG